The Manis javanica isolate MJ-LG chromosome 4, MJ_LKY, whole genome shotgun sequence genome contains a region encoding:
- the PIPOX gene encoding peroxisomal sarcosine oxidase isoform X3, whose product MAAQTDVYDAIVIGAGIQGCFTAYHLAKHRKKVILLEQFFLPHSRGSSHGQSRIIRRAYSKDFYTQMMEECYQMWAQLEHETGLLLLGLKDNPELKIIQAALSRQGVEHQCLPSEELKLRFPNIRLARGEVGLLDKSGGVLYADKALRALQDAIRQLGGLVHDGEKVMEIKPGLPVMVKSTSRSYQAKSLIITAGPWTNRLLHPLGIELPLQTLRINVCYWQEKVPGSYSVSQAFPCLLGLGLSLTPYHIYGLPSGEYPGLMKVCYHHGNNADPEERDCLAAFSDIQDVQILSRFVHDHLTDLEPEPAIMEHCMYTNTPDEHFILDQHPKYDNIVIGAGFSGHGFKLAPVVGKILYELSMKLTPSYDLTHFRISRFPGLGKAHL is encoded by the exons ATGGCTGCTCAGACAGATGTCTATGATGCCATCGTGATTGGGGCAGGCATCCAGGGCTGCTTCACTGCATACCACCTGGCTAAACACAGGAAGAAGGTCATCCTGCTGGAGCAG TTCTTCCTGCCACACTCCCGAGGGAGCTCCCATGGGCAGAGCCGGATAATCCGAAGGGCATACTCCAAGGACTTTTACACACAGATGATGGAGGAGTGCTACCAGATGTGGGCCCAGCTGGAGCATGAG ACTGGACTATTGCTTCTGGGACTGAAGGACAATCCAGAATTAAAGATAATCCAGGCTGCTTTATCTAGGCAGGGGGTGGAACACCAGTGTCTTCCATCTGAAGAACTGAAGCTACGTTTCCCCAATATCCGGTTGGCCAGGGGAGAAGTGGGGCTCTTGGACAAGTCTGGAGGAGTTCTGTATGCAGACAAGGCCCTCAGAGCCCTCCAG GATGCAATTCGACAGCTAGGAGGCCTAGTGCATGATGGAGAGAAGGTAATGGAGATAAAACCAGGGCTACCAGTCATGGTGAAAAGTACCTCCAGGAGCTACCAAGCCAAGAGCTTGATCATCACAGCAGGTCCTTGGACCAACCGGCTCCTCCATCCCCTGGGAATTGAACTGCCTCTCCAG ACCCTGCGGATCAATGTGTGTTACTGGCAAGAAAAGGTTCCCGGGAGCTACAGTGTGTCCCAGGCTTTTCCGTgcctcctgggcctgggcctcagcCTGACTCCCTACCACATCTACGGGCTGCCCTCTGGAGAGTACCCAGGGCTGATGAAG GTCTGCTATCACCACGGCAACAATGCAGATCCTGAAGAGCGGGACTGCCTGGCAGCATTCTCAGACATCCAAGACGTCCAAATCCTGAGCCGCTTTGTCCATGATCACTTAACGGACCTAGAGCCTGAGCCTGCCATTATGGAGCACTGCATGTACACG AACACCCCCGATGAGCACTTCATTCTTGATCAACACCCGAAGTATGACAACATTGTCATTGGTGCTGGATTCTCTG gACATGGATTCAAGCTGGCCCCTGTTGTGGGGAAGATCCTGTATGAATTAAGCATGAAATTAACACCATCCTATGACCTGACACATTTTCGGATCAGCCGCTTTCCTGGCCTGGGCAAAGCCCACCTTTGA
- the PIPOX gene encoding peroxisomal sarcosine oxidase isoform X6 — MAAQTDVYDAIVIGAGIQGCFTAYHLAKHRKKVILLEQFFLPHSRGSSHGQSRIIRRAYSKDFYTQMMEECYQMWAQLEHEDAIRQLGGLVHDGEKVMEIKPGLPVMVKSTSRSYQAKSLIITAGPWTNRLLHPLGIELPLQTLRINVCYWQEKVPGSYSVSQAFPCLLGLGLSLTPYHIYGLPSGEYPGLMKVCYHHGNNADPEERDCLAAFSDIQDVQILSRFVHDHLTDLEPEPAIMEHCMYTNTPDEHFILDQHPKYDNIVIGAGFSGHGFKLAPVVGKILYELSMKLTPSYDLTHFRISRFPGLGKAHL, encoded by the exons ATGGCTGCTCAGACAGATGTCTATGATGCCATCGTGATTGGGGCAGGCATCCAGGGCTGCTTCACTGCATACCACCTGGCTAAACACAGGAAGAAGGTCATCCTGCTGGAGCAG TTCTTCCTGCCACACTCCCGAGGGAGCTCCCATGGGCAGAGCCGGATAATCCGAAGGGCATACTCCAAGGACTTTTACACACAGATGATGGAGGAGTGCTACCAGATGTGGGCCCAGCTGGAGCATGAG GATGCAATTCGACAGCTAGGAGGCCTAGTGCATGATGGAGAGAAGGTAATGGAGATAAAACCAGGGCTACCAGTCATGGTGAAAAGTACCTCCAGGAGCTACCAAGCCAAGAGCTTGATCATCACAGCAGGTCCTTGGACCAACCGGCTCCTCCATCCCCTGGGAATTGAACTGCCTCTCCAG ACCCTGCGGATCAATGTGTGTTACTGGCAAGAAAAGGTTCCCGGGAGCTACAGTGTGTCCCAGGCTTTTCCGTgcctcctgggcctgggcctcagcCTGACTCCCTACCACATCTACGGGCTGCCCTCTGGAGAGTACCCAGGGCTGATGAAG GTCTGCTATCACCACGGCAACAATGCAGATCCTGAAGAGCGGGACTGCCTGGCAGCATTCTCAGACATCCAAGACGTCCAAATCCTGAGCCGCTTTGTCCATGATCACTTAACGGACCTAGAGCCTGAGCCTGCCATTATGGAGCACTGCATGTACACG AACACCCCCGATGAGCACTTCATTCTTGATCAACACCCGAAGTATGACAACATTGTCATTGGTGCTGGATTCTCTG gACATGGATTCAAGCTGGCCCCTGTTGTGGGGAAGATCCTGTATGAATTAAGCATGAAATTAACACCATCCTATGACCTGACACATTTTCGGATCAGCCGCTTTCCTGGCCTGGGCAAAGCCCACCTTTGA
- the PIPOX gene encoding peroxisomal sarcosine oxidase isoform X5 produces the protein MTSRTQRPVPSPTARAPALLDAWSVVRQTGLLLLGLKDNPELKIIQAALSRQGVEHQCLPSEELKLRFPNIRLARGEVGLLDKSGGVLYADKALRALQDAIRQLGGLVHDGEKVMEIKPGLPVMVKSTSRSYQAKSLIITAGPWTNRLLHPLGIELPLQTLRINVCYWQEKVPGSYSVSQAFPCLLGLGLSLTPYHIYGLPSGEYPGLMKVCYHHGNNADPEERDCLAAFSDIQDVQILSRFVHDHLTDLEPEPAIMEHCMYTNTPDEHFILDQHPKYDNIVIGAGFSGHGFKLAPVVGKILYELSMKLTPSYDLTHFRISRFPGLGKAHL, from the exons gcaGACTGGACTATTGCTTCTGGGACTGAAGGACAATCCAGAATTAAAGATAATCCAGGCTGCTTTATCTAGGCAGGGGGTGGAACACCAGTGTCTTCCATCTGAAGAACTGAAGCTACGTTTCCCCAATATCCGGTTGGCCAGGGGAGAAGTGGGGCTCTTGGACAAGTCTGGAGGAGTTCTGTATGCAGACAAGGCCCTCAGAGCCCTCCAG GATGCAATTCGACAGCTAGGAGGCCTAGTGCATGATGGAGAGAAGGTAATGGAGATAAAACCAGGGCTACCAGTCATGGTGAAAAGTACCTCCAGGAGCTACCAAGCCAAGAGCTTGATCATCACAGCAGGTCCTTGGACCAACCGGCTCCTCCATCCCCTGGGAATTGAACTGCCTCTCCAG ACCCTGCGGATCAATGTGTGTTACTGGCAAGAAAAGGTTCCCGGGAGCTACAGTGTGTCCCAGGCTTTTCCGTgcctcctgggcctgggcctcagcCTGACTCCCTACCACATCTACGGGCTGCCCTCTGGAGAGTACCCAGGGCTGATGAAG GTCTGCTATCACCACGGCAACAATGCAGATCCTGAAGAGCGGGACTGCCTGGCAGCATTCTCAGACATCCAAGACGTCCAAATCCTGAGCCGCTTTGTCCATGATCACTTAACGGACCTAGAGCCTGAGCCTGCCATTATGGAGCACTGCATGTACACG AACACCCCCGATGAGCACTTCATTCTTGATCAACACCCGAAGTATGACAACATTGTCATTGGTGCTGGATTCTCTG gACATGGATTCAAGCTGGCCCCTGTTGTGGGGAAGATCCTGTATGAATTAAGCATGAAATTAACACCATCCTATGACCTGACACATTTTCGGATCAGCCGCTTTCCTGGCCTGGGCAAAGCCCACCTTTGA
- the PIPOX gene encoding peroxisomal sarcosine oxidase isoform X2: protein MAAQTDVYDAIVIGAGIQGCFTAYHLAKHRKKVILLEQFFLPHSRGSSHGQSRIIRRAYSKDFYTQMMEECYQMWAQLEHEARTQLYRQTGLLLLGLKDNPELKIIQAALSRQGVEHQCLPSEELKLRFPNIRLARGEVGLLDKSGGVLYADKALRALQDAIRQLGGLVHDGEKVMEIKPGLPVMVKSTSRSYQAKSLIITAGPWTNRLLHPLGIELPLQTLRINVCYWQEKVPGSYSVSQAFPCLLGLGLSLTPYHIYGLPSGEYPGLMKVCYHHGNNADPEERDCLAAFSDIQDVQILSRFVHDHLTDLEPEPAIMEHCMYTNTPDEHFILDQHPKYDNIVIGAGFSGHGFKLAPVVGKILYELSMKLTPSYDLTHFRISRFPGLGKAHL from the exons ATGGCTGCTCAGACAGATGTCTATGATGCCATCGTGATTGGGGCAGGCATCCAGGGCTGCTTCACTGCATACCACCTGGCTAAACACAGGAAGAAGGTCATCCTGCTGGAGCAG TTCTTCCTGCCACACTCCCGAGGGAGCTCCCATGGGCAGAGCCGGATAATCCGAAGGGCATACTCCAAGGACTTTTACACACAGATGATGGAGGAGTGCTACCAGATGTGGGCCCAGCTGGAGCATGAGGCGCGCACCCAGTTGTACAG gcaGACTGGACTATTGCTTCTGGGACTGAAGGACAATCCAGAATTAAAGATAATCCAGGCTGCTTTATCTAGGCAGGGGGTGGAACACCAGTGTCTTCCATCTGAAGAACTGAAGCTACGTTTCCCCAATATCCGGTTGGCCAGGGGAGAAGTGGGGCTCTTGGACAAGTCTGGAGGAGTTCTGTATGCAGACAAGGCCCTCAGAGCCCTCCAG GATGCAATTCGACAGCTAGGAGGCCTAGTGCATGATGGAGAGAAGGTAATGGAGATAAAACCAGGGCTACCAGTCATGGTGAAAAGTACCTCCAGGAGCTACCAAGCCAAGAGCTTGATCATCACAGCAGGTCCTTGGACCAACCGGCTCCTCCATCCCCTGGGAATTGAACTGCCTCTCCAG ACCCTGCGGATCAATGTGTGTTACTGGCAAGAAAAGGTTCCCGGGAGCTACAGTGTGTCCCAGGCTTTTCCGTgcctcctgggcctgggcctcagcCTGACTCCCTACCACATCTACGGGCTGCCCTCTGGAGAGTACCCAGGGCTGATGAAG GTCTGCTATCACCACGGCAACAATGCAGATCCTGAAGAGCGGGACTGCCTGGCAGCATTCTCAGACATCCAAGACGTCCAAATCCTGAGCCGCTTTGTCCATGATCACTTAACGGACCTAGAGCCTGAGCCTGCCATTATGGAGCACTGCATGTACACG AACACCCCCGATGAGCACTTCATTCTTGATCAACACCCGAAGTATGACAACATTGTCATTGGTGCTGGATTCTCTG gACATGGATTCAAGCTGGCCCCTGTTGTGGGGAAGATCCTGTATGAATTAAGCATGAAATTAACACCATCCTATGACCTGACACATTTTCGGATCAGCCGCTTTCCTGGCCTGGGCAAAGCCCACCTTTGA